The sequence below is a genomic window from Halanaerobiales bacterium.
TTAGTTTTTACTGTGCCAGAATTCCTTATAGCATATTTTGTAGGTCCAGAACTTCCTGCTTTATTAGGTTCTTTAATTGGTTTACCTATTTTTCTTTTTATAGTTTCAAAGGGGATTTTAGTTCCAGAGGAAAAATGGGATTTTCCACCTCATGAAGAATGGGAAGATGACTGGGAAGGAAAAGTTAAAGCTGGTGAAGAAGATGTAGATGCTAATAAGGCTAAGATAACAACCTTTAAAGCCTGGTTACCATATGCACTTATTGGTATTATTTTACTCATTGGTCGTTTAGAAGTCTTTAATTTAACTCCTATTTTAAAGTCATGGTCAATAGGAATGACAAATATTTTAGGAACAGATATTGGAAAAATGATAACACCTTTTTATAATCCAGGGGTATTTCCATTTATCTTTGTAGCTATTTTAATTCCTTACATGCATGGTATGAAAAAAGGAGAAGCAAAAGAGGCCTGGAAGGAAACTTTTTCAATGATAAAACCTGCTGCTATAGCTTTATTTTTTGCCCTGTCAATGGTATATATTATGATGAATTCAGGAGGAGCGACAGGTCAGGATTCAATGTTAATAGTAATGGCTAAATTTGCTGCAAAAACAGTAGGAGGAATTTGGTATCTTGTAGCTCCACTTGTAGGTATACTTGGAGCATTTATTTCTGGTAGTAATACTACTTCTGATATTATGTTTGGACCTTTTCAATATGGAACAGCTGTTGCTTCTGGAATGCCGGTAACACCTACTCTAGCATTACAGGCATTAGGAGGAGCTGCTGGTAATATGATTTGTATTCATAATGTTGTTGCTGCTTTAACTACTGTTGGGTTAGTTGGTAAAGAAGGACTTGTAATTAGAAAGAACTTACCTATTGCATTACTTTATGGTATAATCGCAGGAATATTAGCCTGGATTACAGTAGCTTTCTTTACACCTATGATTTTTTAACAAAAATATCAATTTGAATGGAAATTGTTGAAGAAATGCTTTAGTGGTCTGGCCCTTTAATATGTTTAAGTTGTATTGGCTTATTAGAATGATTAATATAAGGAGGTAAAGAAATTGAATATAGTTATACCAATTAAACAGGTTCCAGAAACAAGTAATGTTAAGATGGACGAAGAAACAGGTACAATGAAACGTGAGGGTGTAGAAAGTATTATAAATCCCCTTGATCTTTATGCAATAGAGAGTGGAATTCAGTTAAAAGAAAAATATGGAGGTAAAATCACAGTTATTACAATGGGTCCTCCTTCAGCAGAAAAAGCCTTAAGAGAAGCAATAGCAATGGGGTGTGATGATGGTGTATTATTATCTGGAAGAGAATTTGCCGGTTCTGACACCTGGGCAACTTCTTATGCCATTTCTACTGCAATTGAAGAAATGGATTATGATTTGATATTAGCAGGTGAAAGAGCTACAGATGGTGATACTGGACAGGTCGGTCCAGGTATTGCATCATGGCTTGATCTTACACTTTCTACTTATACTTCAGAAATAGTTGATGTAAATTTAATTGAAGATGAAGAAGTGGACTATACTACTACTGAAACCAGTTCGATTGTAGTTGAAAGAATGGTAGAAGAAGGTTATGAAAAGCTGGAGTTACCACTGCCTGCTTTATTGACAGTTGTTAAGGAAATTTCATTTCCACGTTTACCTACTTTAAGAGGAAAACAGCGCTCAAGGAAGGTTGATATACCACAGTGGAATTTAGAAAATCTTGATATGGATGAAGATTATTTAGGACTACAGGGTTCTCCAACTCGAGTTGTTAATATTGATCATCCAAAAGTTACACGTGGTGGAACAGTTGTAGATGTAAGAGAGGATGGAAATATAGAAGAGGCAGTCTCTCAACTTATTGACTATTTAAAATCAGAAGAATTAGTATAGGAGGTTATATAAATGGAATATAATGGAGTATGGACACTTGGAGAAGCAAGAAATGGTGAAATAAAAGAAGTTTCCTTTGAATTATTAAGTAGAGGACGCAAACTTGCAGATAAATTAGATGAAGAATTAGTATCATTGGTAATTGGAGATAAAATTACTGAAGAAAAGGCAGAAGAGTTGATT
It includes:
- a CDS encoding L-lactate permease; the protein is MLALVAALPIIIVGVLMIGYMWPASKAMPFGWGSALIIAAIGWNMPANWLTAATIGGVINAFDILLIVFGALLILQLMKKSGGVHGISHSMTSVSVDRRVQVIIIAWLLGSFFEGAAGFGTPAAVGAPLLVGMGFPPLIAATSALIADSAAVSFGAVGVPIWGGFAAIENLIEFPLEHNGALLTFAQFLDNIGAFTGLLHLLVGSFIPLVIVALMTKIVDGTYKKGLEVWPLALLGGLVFTVPEFLIAYFVGPELPALLGSLIGLPIFLFIVSKGILVPEEKWDFPPHEEWEDDWEGKVKAGEEDVDANKAKITTFKAWLPYALIGIILLIGRLEVFNLTPILKSWSIGMTNILGTDIGKMITPFYNPGVFPFIFVAILIPYMHGMKKGEAKEAWKETFSMIKPAAIALFFALSMVYIMMNSGGATGQDSMLIVMAKFAAKTVGGIWYLVAPLVGILGAFISGSNTTSDIMFGPFQYGTAVASGMPVTPTLALQALGGAAGNMICIHNVVAALTTVGLVGKEGLVIRKNLPIALLYGIIAGILAWITVAFFTPMIF
- a CDS encoding electron transfer flavoprotein subunit beta/FixA family protein; amino-acid sequence: MNIVIPIKQVPETSNVKMDEETGTMKREGVESIINPLDLYAIESGIQLKEKYGGKITVITMGPPSAEKALREAIAMGCDDGVLLSGREFAGSDTWATSYAISTAIEEMDYDLILAGERATDGDTGQVGPGIASWLDLTLSTYTSEIVDVNLIEDEEVDYTTTETSSIVVERMVEEGYEKLELPLPALLTVVKEISFPRLPTLRGKQRSRKVDIPQWNLENLDMDEDYLGLQGSPTRVVNIDHPKVTRGGTVVDVREDGNIEEAVSQLIDYLKSEELV